In Paraburkholderia caribensis, a single window of DNA contains:
- a CDS encoding EmrA/EmrK family multidrug efflux transporter periplasmic adaptor subunit, giving the protein MSTPQQPANAQPASNGKRKRMMTLLVIVILIAAIAYGLYYFLVARFHEETDDAYVNGNVVQITPQVTGTVVAVNADDTQTVKVGDPLVVLDPADSRIALQSAEANLGQVVRQVRGLYADDSQYQAQVAVRQADLSRAQDDLKRRMQVAQTGAVSQEEISHARDAVKSAQAALDASQQQLASNRALTANTTIASHPNVQAAAAKVRDAYLNYARNTLPAPVTGYVAKRSVQVGQRVAPGNPLMAIVPLNAVWVDANFKEVQLKHMRIGQPVELTADVYGSSVKYQGKVVGFSAGTGSAFSLLPAQNATGNWIKVVQRLPVRIALDPQQLEKHPLRIGLSMQVEVSIKDDTGGELGSAVNTVYQTNVFDKYGDQADAEIARIIAENAGPNAGQPQKAATGSKTAAKLM; this is encoded by the coding sequence ATGAGCACGCCCCAACAACCCGCGAACGCGCAGCCGGCCAGCAACGGCAAACGCAAGCGCATGATGACGCTGCTGGTCATCGTGATCCTGATTGCCGCGATCGCGTACGGCCTCTACTACTTCCTCGTCGCGCGCTTTCACGAAGAGACCGACGACGCCTACGTGAACGGCAACGTCGTGCAGATCACGCCGCAGGTGACGGGCACCGTCGTCGCCGTGAACGCGGACGACACGCAGACCGTCAAGGTCGGCGATCCCCTCGTCGTGCTCGATCCCGCGGACTCGCGCATCGCGCTGCAATCGGCGGAAGCGAACCTCGGTCAGGTCGTGCGCCAGGTGCGCGGCCTCTATGCGGACGACAGCCAGTACCAGGCGCAAGTCGCCGTGCGCCAGGCGGACCTGTCGCGTGCGCAGGATGATTTGAAGCGCCGCATGCAGGTCGCCCAGACGGGCGCCGTATCGCAGGAAGAAATCTCGCACGCGCGCGACGCCGTCAAGAGCGCCCAGGCCGCGCTCGACGCGTCGCAGCAGCAGCTCGCCTCCAACCGCGCGCTGACGGCGAACACGACGATTGCCAGCCACCCGAACGTACAGGCCGCGGCCGCCAAGGTCCGCGACGCGTATCTGAACTACGCGCGCAACACGCTGCCCGCGCCCGTCACGGGTTACGTGGCGAAGCGCTCGGTACAGGTCGGCCAGCGCGTCGCGCCGGGCAATCCGCTGATGGCGATCGTGCCGCTGAACGCCGTGTGGGTCGACGCGAACTTCAAGGAAGTGCAGCTCAAGCACATGCGCATCGGCCAGCCCGTCGAACTGACGGCGGACGTGTACGGCTCGTCGGTCAAGTATCAGGGCAAAGTGGTCGGCTTCTCGGCGGGCACAGGCTCGGCATTCTCGCTGCTGCCCGCGCAGAACGCGACGGGCAACTGGATCAAGGTCGTGCAGCGTCTGCCCGTGCGTATCGCGCTCGATCCTCAGCAACTCGAGAAGCATCCGCTGCGCATCGGCCTGTCGATGCAGGTCGAGGTGAGCATCAAGGACGACACGGGCGGCGAACTCGGCAGCGCGGTGAACACCGTGTATCAGACCAACGTGTTCGACAAGTACGGCGATCAGGCCGACGCGGAAATCGCCCGCATCATCGCCGAAAACGCCGGCCCGAATGCAGGTCAGCCGCAGAAGGCGGCGACGGGATCGAAGACCGCGGCCAAGCTGATGTAA